A genome region from Natronobeatus ordinarius includes the following:
- a CDS encoding RNA methyltransferase produces the protein MTVSVLVPSSLTREAEDKREATRKLGYVARAATIFRVDRLLVYPDREGERGRFDGGFVSTVLRYAATPPYLRKEAWGVRDELEYAGILPPLRAPSQTGSESNGSGSTRQGIVTEVGPEGRVRVNCGLQHPISLPVPSKMTVEEGERVTVRISSRRPVRAKLVDEPLPGFAVEQTDLSAALGREDAGVRIAASRFGAELTGGGLETLAGRVERDGMTVAFGAPERGLPDILGIDASSVDAAWDDHAAVGDAETEDDDAHVEPADPGFDLWLNTVPNQGSKVVRTEEAMFATLAPLSLRA, from the coding sequence ATGACCGTCAGCGTACTCGTGCCGTCGTCGCTCACCCGTGAAGCCGAGGACAAACGCGAGGCAACTCGCAAACTCGGCTACGTCGCCCGCGCGGCGACGATCTTCCGGGTGGACCGCCTGCTCGTCTATCCCGATCGGGAGGGCGAACGCGGGCGATTCGACGGCGGGTTCGTAAGCACCGTGTTGCGGTACGCCGCAACGCCACCGTACCTTCGAAAGGAGGCGTGGGGCGTGCGGGACGAACTGGAGTACGCGGGCATCTTGCCGCCGCTCCGCGCACCGTCACAGACCGGCTCCGAATCGAACGGTTCGGGGTCGACAAGACAAGGGATCGTGACCGAGGTCGGACCTGAAGGGCGCGTCCGGGTCAATTGCGGACTGCAACACCCGATCTCCCTCCCCGTTCCGTCGAAGATGACGGTCGAGGAGGGAGAACGCGTGACCGTCAGGATCTCTTCGCGACGACCGGTCCGGGCGAAGCTCGTCGACGAACCCCTGCCGGGGTTCGCCGTCGAGCAGACGGACCTTTCGGCAGCACTCGGCCGTGAGGACGCCGGCGTTCGAATCGCAGCCTCCCGATTCGGTGCAGAACTCACCGGTGGGGGGCTCGAGACGCTGGCCGGACGCGTCGAGCGGGACGGGATGACCGTCGCGTTCGGCGCGCCCGAGAGAGGGTTGCCGGACATCCTCGGCATCGACGCGTCGTCGGTCGACGCGGCGTGGGACGACCACGCCGCCGTCGGCGACGCCGAGACCGAGGACGACGACGCACACGTCGAACCCGCCGATCCGGGGTTCGACCTCTGGCTCAATACGGTTCCGAACCAGGGCAGCAAGGTGGTCAGAACGGAAGAAGCGATGTTCGCCACCCTCGCTCCCCTCTCACTGAGAGCGTGA
- a CDS encoding DUF3054 domain-containing protein gives MAETVRIPGFGDGADRETVFVGVVDVALLAGLVLLGQLSHGQNPLAEPLGALEAIAPFVLAWIVVAPFAGVYARAVLSSPTAAVRVTVIGWLAAANVGFILRASPWFEGGIAWAFPLVMTGMGLLLLVGWRLAYVALAGGGR, from the coding sequence ATGGCCGAAACCGTTCGGATACCCGGATTTGGAGACGGGGCGGATCGCGAAACGGTGTTCGTCGGCGTCGTCGACGTGGCGCTGCTTGCGGGACTCGTTCTCCTGGGGCAGCTGAGCCACGGACAGAACCCGCTCGCGGAGCCGCTGGGCGCACTCGAGGCGATCGCGCCGTTCGTCCTCGCCTGGATCGTCGTGGCCCCCTTTGCAGGCGTCTACGCTCGAGCGGTGCTGTCCTCGCCGACGGCAGCCGTTCGAGTGACGGTAATCGGGTGGCTCGCGGCGGCGAATGTCGGATTTATTTTGCGCGCCTCGCCGTGGTTCGAGGGCGGAATCGCCTGGGCGTTCCCGCTCGTGATGACCGGAATGGGACTGCTCTTGCTCGTCGGCTGGCGCCTCGCCTACGTGGCGCTCGCCGGCGGCGGACGCTAA
- a CDS encoding NosD domain-containing protein: protein MRERSRTTWYLVAAVVVLGAVGLFLVDVGSTSPDPVDFDDTISMGLAFDDEVALEDDVELPRVQVFYSQYQYVTGYYGVERFVEVQREPTHEQRFGYPLAIYVTDYAESDLELTDDGYPNPAAEPGWVDAADAVYVVGSDARTPSSETVVPFGDRAAAEAFVDDHGGSVLTWEAVLETEFDLDDAGTVRERVDDHHANADALVDDSRALLERPETVVVGEDADTIQGAIDAAGANETVVVPDGTYEETVTIDRPITLRGEGDVTIDGGGNGSVVALESPRAAVVGLELTGVGEETGDELAVDHQPDEDADLEAWEDDLEGAYSEGDAGVVTTGAAGALIEDVTIETPANGVLLRHSPDAVVRNVTVYGAENWRDGYMGVVAMHSPGVIEDSTFIDGRDGVYTHRADGIVIRGNHMEGGRMGVHFMYTSDALIANNHASDQDNVGIYVMTGPERIGIVENEVVGNPRGIRPEGSDSYVARNVIVGNQVGLRAEASNTIYEENVIAGNVQGMQARSMLPTNLVVGNDFVDNVDHASSGPFTPLRVWTQDERGNYWDGSIGETDGVVLERSFSPTHPVDQRLPDVDGTPTLARAPVIDAVSSFEATVPGMRAGDIVDTAPLCEPTNADWFDAVEWELEERHCDPESENS from the coding sequence GTGCGCGAACGCTCCCGGACCACCTGGTACCTGGTCGCGGCCGTCGTCGTCCTCGGCGCCGTCGGGCTCTTTCTCGTCGACGTCGGCTCGACGTCGCCCGACCCCGTCGACTTCGACGACACCATCTCGATGGGGCTCGCCTTCGACGACGAGGTCGCCCTCGAGGACGACGTCGAACTCCCTCGAGTCCAGGTCTTTTACTCCCAGTATCAGTACGTCACGGGCTACTACGGCGTCGAGCGGTTCGTCGAGGTCCAGCGGGAGCCAACCCACGAACAGCGCTTTGGCTACCCGCTCGCGATCTACGTCACCGATTACGCAGAGAGCGATCTCGAGTTGACCGACGACGGCTACCCGAACCCGGCCGCCGAACCCGGCTGGGTCGACGCGGCCGACGCCGTCTACGTCGTCGGGAGCGACGCCCGAACGCCGTCGAGCGAGACGGTCGTCCCGTTCGGCGACCGGGCCGCGGCCGAGGCGTTCGTCGACGACCACGGGGGCTCGGTCCTGACCTGGGAGGCCGTCCTCGAGACGGAGTTCGACCTCGACGACGCCGGGACGGTCCGCGAGCGCGTCGACGATCACCACGCGAACGCGGACGCGCTCGTCGACGACTCGCGAGCCCTGCTCGAGCGCCCCGAGACGGTCGTCGTCGGCGAGGATGCCGACACGATCCAGGGAGCGATCGACGCCGCCGGGGCGAACGAGACGGTCGTCGTCCCCGACGGAACGTACGAGGAGACGGTGACGATCGACCGGCCGATCACGCTCCGGGGCGAGGGCGACGTGACGATCGATGGCGGCGGGAACGGCTCGGTCGTGGCCCTCGAGTCGCCACGAGCCGCGGTCGTGGGCCTCGAACTAACTGGCGTCGGCGAGGAGACCGGCGACGAGCTGGCCGTCGACCACCAGCCGGACGAGGACGCCGACCTGGAAGCGTGGGAGGACGACCTCGAGGGTGCGTACAGCGAGGGTGACGCGGGCGTCGTGACGACCGGCGCCGCGGGTGCGCTGATCGAGGACGTGACGATCGAGACGCCCGCCAACGGCGTCTTGCTCCGCCACAGCCCCGACGCAGTCGTCCGGAACGTCACGGTGTACGGGGCCGAGAACTGGCGCGATGGCTACATGGGCGTCGTCGCGATGCACTCGCCGGGCGTGATCGAAGACTCGACGTTCATCGACGGTCGGGACGGCGTCTACACCCACCGCGCCGACGGGATCGTTATCCGGGGTAACCACATGGAAGGCGGCCGGATGGGCGTTCACTTCATGTACACGTCGGACGCGCTGATCGCGAACAACCACGCCAGCGACCAGGACAACGTGGGGATCTACGTCATGACCGGCCCCGAACGGATCGGGATCGTCGAGAACGAAGTCGTCGGCAATCCGAGAGGGATCCGTCCCGAGGGCAGCGACAGTTACGTGGCCCGGAACGTCATCGTGGGCAATCAGGTCGGCCTTCGGGCCGAGGCCTCGAACACGATCTACGAGGAGAACGTCATCGCCGGCAACGTCCAAGGGATGCAGGCGCGGTCGATGCTGCCGACTAACCTGGTGGTCGGCAACGACTTCGTCGACAACGTCGACCACGCCAGCAGCGGCCCGTTCACGCCGCTTCGCGTCTGGACCCAGGACGAACGAGGGAACTACTGGGACGGCTCGATCGGGGAGACAGACGGCGTCGTCCTCGAGCGATCGTTCTCGCCGACCCACCCCGTCGACCAGCGGCTCCCCGACGTCGACGGGACGCCAACGCTCGCCCGGGCGCCCGTCATCGACGCCGTCTCGTCGTTCGAGGCGACGGTGCCGGGAATGCGAGCGGGAGACATCGTCGACACGGCGCCGCTGTGTGAGCCGACGAACGCCGACTGGTTCGACGCGGTCGAGTGGGAACTCGAGGAGCGCCACTGTGACCCTGAATCTGAGAACTCGTAG
- a CDS encoding J domain-containing protein yields MAVVDGRRDGCDGCGRLVLLDRLTTVSMPDGETVACCLDCEPYAREAVERLASLDRCRADCDGCTGDFSRGDLEDVVLVDGTVVTCCPDCLAEVPGRSDGNTEPSVANGRSDVETTELATTRSCCSQCHEWVEAELFRVTTIDDRTEALCADCTERAKADGVVADVMMRTTEARAVLGVDEGATDEAIREAFLRQIKRAHPDRKSGSRSAFTLVKDAYDRLR; encoded by the coding sequence ATGGCAGTAGTCGACGGACGGCGCGACGGATGTGACGGCTGTGGACGGCTCGTTCTCCTCGACCGGCTCACCACCGTGTCGATGCCGGACGGGGAAACGGTCGCGTGCTGTCTCGACTGTGAGCCGTACGCTCGCGAGGCGGTCGAACGCCTCGCTTCGCTCGATCGATGTCGTGCCGACTGTGACGGCTGTACCGGCGACTTTTCGCGTGGCGACCTCGAGGACGTCGTCCTCGTCGACGGGACGGTCGTCACCTGCTGTCCGGACTGTCTCGCGGAAGTCCCTGGCCGGAGTGATGGGAACACCGAGCCGTCGGTCGCGAACGGCCGGTCGGACGTGGAAACGACCGAACTCGCCACGACCCGGAGCTGCTGTAGCCAGTGTCACGAGTGGGTCGAAGCGGAGCTCTTTCGCGTCACGACGATCGACGACCGAACCGAAGCGCTGTGCGCCGACTGCACGGAGCGAGCCAAAGCGGATGGCGTCGTCGCGGACGTGATGATGCGAACGACGGAAGCGCGTGCGGTCCTCGGCGTCGACGAGGGAGCGACGGACGAAGCGATTCGCGAGGCGTTTCTCAGACAGATCAAGCGGGCGCACCCGGACCGAAAGAGCGGCAGTCGGTCGGCGTTTACGCTCGTCAAAGACGCCTACGACCGACTCCGGTAG
- a CDS encoding toll/interleukin-1 receptor domain-containing protein codes for MTGEHVFVSHDQADLELVQDLFSTVKNFPFGVHLALEEVGSGRARERLKARIANSDVVVAVLTESSADSQWLNQEVGYALASGVPVLPLYDRESLRSGYLADVDGVEIARDNLTVTIFNLLSRLRAQLAPLGALSVPDWYVRFPCTMPDCGHPVTLEISQGQPKLWKLREHGHLLETTCDVCETTYYFDPATIGFVRRESAP; via the coding sequence ATGACCGGCGAGCACGTCTTCGTTTCTCACGATCAGGCAGACCTCGAGCTGGTTCAGGACCTGTTCTCGACGGTGAAGAACTTCCCCTTCGGCGTGCACCTCGCCCTCGAGGAGGTGGGGTCCGGTCGGGCGCGAGAGCGGCTCAAAGCGCGGATCGCGAACAGCGACGTCGTTGTCGCCGTCCTCACCGAGTCCTCGGCCGACAGCCAGTGGCTCAACCAGGAGGTCGGCTACGCGCTCGCGAGCGGCGTCCCCGTCCTCCCGCTGTACGACCGCGAGTCGCTTCGCTCCGGCTACCTCGCCGACGTCGACGGCGTCGAGATCGCTCGAGACAACTTGACGGTCACGATCTTCAACCTCCTCAGCCGGCTTCGAGCGCAGCTCGCCCCGCTCGGGGCGCTGTCGGTTCCCGACTGGTACGTTCGGTTCCCCTGCACGATGCCCGACTGTGGCCACCCGGTCACCCTCGAGATCAGCCAGGGACAGCCGAAGCTGTGGAAGCTCCGCGAGCACGGTCACCTCCTCGAGACGACGTGTGACGTCTGTGAGACGACGTACTACTTCGACCCGGCGACGATCGGCTTCGTCCGACGCGAGAGCGCACCCTGA
- a CDS encoding cobyric acid synthase, which yields MTRTILVAGTASHVGKSTVAAGLCRLLADAGVDVAPYKAQNMSNNARVVVRAGETAASSEAGDEWGEIGVSQFVQSRAARVTPTTDVNPVLLKPRGDGESQLVVQGRALEHLAAGAYYEDHWERARAAAEASHRRLAGAHDVVIAEGAGSIAEINLHDRDLANVETARFADAEILLLVDIERGGAFASLYGTLELLPDDLRERVLGAAITKFRGDASLLEPGIDAIESRTGVPILGVLPYADPGLPEEDSVALPATDERVVDGTEDGVPSDRSVTVAVPRLPRISNATDLEALAAVPGVRVAYVPVDGPRRAEVLADADAVVLPGTKNTVDDLLALREAGFGEALESFDGPIVGLCGGYQLLGERLVNADREGTGPRTAVPGFGLLPVETSFEGTKRLEQTTVDVDGTGPIEGSTGTASGYEIHAGRTRALEPVSRPLEPESAAVGQVLGTYLHGLFDNPNVREAFLECVYDHAGRERPSPSESGVDEVSPYERAAALVREGLDLEALGDPFRSIDG from the coding sequence ATGACCCGAACGATCCTCGTCGCCGGGACGGCGAGTCACGTCGGCAAGTCGACGGTGGCGGCCGGACTCTGTCGGCTGCTCGCCGACGCGGGCGTCGACGTGGCGCCGTACAAGGCCCAGAATATGAGTAACAACGCCCGCGTGGTCGTTCGGGCGGGCGAGACGGCTGCGTCGAGTGAGGCAGGCGACGAGTGGGGCGAGATCGGCGTCTCCCAGTTCGTCCAGTCCCGGGCCGCCCGCGTCACCCCGACGACCGACGTGAACCCCGTCCTGCTCAAACCCCGCGGCGACGGTGAGAGCCAGCTCGTCGTCCAGGGCCGGGCGCTCGAGCACCTCGCCGCCGGCGCGTACTACGAGGACCACTGGGAGCGCGCCCGCGCCGCGGCCGAGGCGTCTCACCGCCGACTCGCCGGGGCACACGACGTCGTGATCGCCGAAGGGGCGGGAAGCATCGCCGAGATCAACCTCCACGACCGGGACCTGGCGAACGTCGAGACGGCGCGCTTTGCCGACGCCGAGATCCTCCTGCTCGTGGACATCGAGCGCGGCGGGGCGTTCGCCAGCCTCTACGGTACCCTCGAGTTGCTCCCCGACGACCTCCGTGAGCGGGTGCTCGGCGCGGCCATCACGAAGTTCCGCGGCGACGCGAGCTTACTCGAGCCCGGGATCGACGCGATCGAGTCGCGAACCGGCGTTCCGATCCTCGGCGTGTTGCCGTACGCCGATCCAGGCCTGCCGGAAGAGGACAGCGTCGCCCTCCCGGCGACGGACGAGCGCGTCGTCGACGGCACCGAAGACGGCGTTCCGTCCGACCGGAGCGTCACCGTCGCCGTCCCCCGGCTGCCGCGCATCTCGAACGCGACCGACCTCGAGGCGCTCGCCGCCGTCCCTGGCGTCAGGGTCGCCTACGTGCCGGTCGACGGCCCCCGCCGCGCCGAGGTGCTCGCCGACGCCGACGCCGTCGTCCTCCCGGGGACGAAAAACACCGTCGACGACCTGCTGGCGCTCCGCGAGGCGGGATTCGGCGAGGCCCTCGAGTCGTTCGACGGCCCCATCGTCGGCCTCTGTGGTGGCTACCAGCTGCTCGGCGAACGGCTGGTGAACGCCGACCGCGAGGGCACCGGTCCCCGGACAGCCGTCCCCGGGTTCGGACTGCTACCCGTCGAGACGAGCTTCGAGGGGACGAAGCGACTCGAGCAGACGACCGTCGACGTCGACGGCACGGGGCCGATCGAGGGGTCGACCGGAACCGCCTCGGGTTACGAGATTCACGCCGGCCGGACGCGCGCGCTCGAGCCCGTTTCCCGACCGCTCGAGCCCGAGAGCGCGGCGGTCGGGCAGGTGCTGGGAACGTACCTCCACGGCCTGTTCGACAATCCGAACGTCCGCGAGGCGTTCCTCGAGTGCGTCTACGACCACGCGGGACGCGAGCGACCGTCGCCGAGTGAGTCGGGCGTCGACGAGGTGTCGCCGTACGAGCGTGCCGCCGCCCTCGTTCGCGAGGGGCTCGATCTCGAGGCGCTCGGCGACCCGTTCCGTTCGATCGACGGCTGA
- the rpl4p gene encoding 50S ribosomal protein L4 yields MQATVRDLDGADAREVELPAVFETEYRPDLIARAVRVAQANRTQPYGADEFAGMRTPAESFGSGRGMAHVPRQNGRGRRVPQTVKGRKAHPPKAEKDWSESFNDKEKKLAVRSAIAATTDAELVAERGHQFDEDTELPLVVSDEFEELVKTKEVVSFLEDAGVYADVERAEDGRGIRAGRGKTRGRKYKTPSSILFVTSSEAGPSTAARNLAGATVATAAEVNAEDLAPGAQPGRLTIWTESALEEVADR; encoded by the coding sequence ATGCAGGCAACAGTACGCGACCTGGACGGTGCGGACGCAAGGGAGGTCGAGCTCCCGGCGGTCTTCGAGACGGAGTACCGCCCGGACCTGATCGCCCGCGCGGTCCGCGTCGCCCAGGCCAACCGAACCCAGCCCTACGGCGCCGACGAGTTCGCCGGTATGCGAACGCCCGCGGAGTCGTTCGGCAGCGGCCGCGGGATGGCCCACGTCCCCCGACAGAACGGGCGCGGCCGACGCGTTCCCCAGACCGTCAAAGGACGGAAGGCCCACCCGCCGAAAGCCGAGAAGGACTGGAGTGAATCGTTCAATGACAAAGAGAAGAAGCTGGCCGTCCGCAGCGCCATCGCTGCGACGACCGACGCCGAACTGGTCGCCGAGCGCGGCCACCAGTTCGACGAGGACACCGAACTCCCGCTCGTCGTTTCCGACGAGTTCGAGGAGCTCGTGAAGACGAAAGAGGTCGTCTCCTTCCTTGAGGACGCTGGCGTCTACGCAGACGTCGAGCGCGCCGAGGACGGACGCGGCATCCGCGCGGGTCGCGGCAAGACCCGTGGCCGGAAGTACAAGACGCCGTCGTCGATCCTCTTCGTGACCTCGAGCGAGGCCGGCCCGTCGACGGCCGCCCGCAACCTCGCGGGCGCCACCGTTGCGACGGCCGCGGAGGTCAACGCCGAGGACCTCGCACCCGGCGCACAGCCCGGACGGCTGACGATCTGGACCGAGAGTGCACTCGAGGAGGTGGCTGACCGATGA
- a CDS encoding DUF7405 family protein, translating to MSRRSRGLPRRAFVRSAVAIGGASAFAACLEREADDGPARASVDPDDRPERQHAWNSAVREDDHGNYLLPEHHVLCCLEYVGDGPTEGEREQLEAAFTSLERAYEWGSEGLAFTVGYSPTYFDRFDKDLSEAVDLPQPEALAPIEDPEPDAYDALVHLASDYGQAVVGAEEALAGELEELNGVGVEGTLEGVFDVAERRTGFVGDGLPAAEQANAADVPDSEPVPEDAPLFMGFKSGFRENQASEDRVTIRDGPFEDGTTTHLSKIDLNLHQWYEQDSREQRVAKMFCPAHADEGRLEGAGHNLGDGADVDDCGETAETDARERGVVGHTQKVARVRDGDEPLLLRRDCSSTDGDRAGLHFLSHQRRVADFVATREAMTGADLAGSTAVGSRTNNGILQYLTVRRRANYLVPPRRHRSLPTPNPS from the coding sequence ATGAGTCGCCGGTCACGCGGGCTCCCTCGCCGAGCGTTCGTCCGCAGCGCCGTCGCCATCGGCGGGGCGAGCGCGTTCGCCGCCTGCCTCGAGCGCGAGGCCGACGACGGTCCCGCGCGGGCGTCGGTCGACCCCGACGACCGTCCCGAGCGCCAGCACGCCTGGAACTCGGCCGTGCGCGAGGACGACCACGGAAATTACCTGCTGCCCGAACACCACGTGCTGTGCTGTCTCGAGTACGTCGGCGACGGGCCGACCGAGGGCGAACGCGAGCAACTCGAGGCCGCGTTCACGAGCCTCGAGCGCGCCTACGAGTGGGGGAGCGAGGGACTCGCGTTCACGGTGGGCTACTCGCCGACGTACTTCGATCGATTCGACAAGGATCTCTCCGAGGCCGTCGACCTGCCCCAGCCCGAGGCGCTCGCGCCGATCGAGGACCCCGAACCCGACGCCTACGACGCCCTGGTCCACCTCGCGAGTGACTACGGCCAGGCCGTCGTCGGCGCCGAGGAAGCGCTCGCGGGCGAACTCGAGGAACTGAACGGCGTCGGGGTCGAGGGGACGCTCGAGGGCGTCTTCGACGTCGCCGAGCGCCGAACGGGGTTCGTCGGCGACGGCCTTCCGGCGGCGGAGCAGGCGAACGCGGCCGACGTGCCCGACTCCGAGCCGGTGCCCGAGGACGCCCCGCTGTTCATGGGCTTCAAGTCCGGCTTTCGGGAGAACCAGGCCTCGGAGGATCGCGTCACGATCCGGGACGGCCCCTTCGAAGACGGGACGACGACCCACCTCTCGAAGATCGACCTCAATCTCCACCAGTGGTACGAGCAAGACAGCCGCGAGCAGCGCGTCGCCAAGATGTTCTGCCCGGCCCACGCCGACGAGGGGCGCCTCGAGGGAGCCGGCCACAACCTCGGCGACGGGGCCGACGTCGACGACTGCGGCGAGACGGCCGAGACGGATGCCCGCGAGCGCGGCGTGGTCGGCCACACCCAGAAGGTCGCCCGCGTCCGCGACGGCGACGAGCCCCTGTTGCTCCGCCGAGACTGCAGTTCGACCGACGGCGACCGGGCCGGGCTCCACTTTCTGTCCCACCAGCGACGGGTCGCCGACTTCGTGGCGACCCGCGAGGCGATGACCGGCGCCGACCTCGCCGGCTCGACGGCAGTCGGTTCGCGAACGAACAACGGCATCCTCCAGTATCTCACGGTGCGCCGACGGGCGAACTACCTCGTGCCGCCGCGACGTCACCGGTCGCTGCCGACGCCGAACCCGTCGTGA
- a CDS encoding 50S ribosomal protein L3, giving the protein MPQKHAPRKGSLGFGPRQRATSEVPRFNSWPDDDGQPTLQGFAGYKAGMTHVVMVDDKANSPTEGMETTVPVTIVETPPMRAVALRAYEETPYGHQPLTEVWTGEFVPELDRVLDLPGDDYDAEAAEDELRGFLEEGRVSDVRAITHTVPGDVPSMPKKKPDVMETRVGGGSIGERVDFGLELLADGGEHSMTDVFRAGEYVDASGVTKGKGTQGPVKRWGVQKRKGKHARQGWRRRIGNLGPWNPSRVRSTVPQQGQTGYHQRTELNKRLIDVGDGADATVDGGFVNYGEVDGPHALIKGSLPGPNKRLLRFRPAIRPGDQPRLDPEVRYVSTASNQG; this is encoded by the coding sequence ATGCCACAAAAACACGCACCACGCAAAGGCTCACTCGGGTTCGGCCCACGACAGCGGGCGACCAGCGAGGTCCCCCGTTTCAACTCGTGGCCGGACGACGATGGACAGCCGACGCTCCAGGGCTTCGCGGGCTACAAGGCCGGCATGACCCACGTGGTGATGGTCGACGACAAAGCGAACTCGCCGACCGAGGGAATGGAGACGACCGTTCCTGTCACCATCGTGGAGACGCCGCCGATGCGCGCCGTCGCCCTGCGTGCGTACGAAGAAACGCCTTACGGACACCAGCCGCTCACCGAAGTCTGGACCGGCGAGTTCGTTCCTGAACTCGACCGCGTCCTCGACCTTCCCGGTGACGACTACGACGCCGAGGCCGCCGAAGACGAACTTCGCGGCTTCCTCGAGGAAGGACGCGTCTCGGACGTGCGGGCGATCACCCACACCGTCCCCGGCGACGTCCCCTCGATGCCGAAGAAGAAACCCGACGTGATGGAAACGCGCGTCGGCGGCGGCTCGATCGGCGAGCGCGTCGACTTCGGCCTCGAGCTGCTGGCCGACGGCGGCGAGCACTCGATGACCGACGTCTTCCGCGCCGGCGAGTACGTCGACGCGAGCGGCGTCACGAAGGGGAAAGGAACCCAGGGTCCCGTCAAGCGATGGGGCGTCCAGAAGCGCAAGGGCAAACACGCCCGGCAGGGATGGCGCCGCCGCATCGGGAACCTCGGTCCCTGGAACCCAAGCCGCGTCCGCTCGACGGTCCCCCAGCAGGGGCAGACCGGCTACCACCAGCGGACGGAACTGAACAAGCGCCTCATCGACGTCGGTGACGGCGCGGACGCGACGGTCGACGGCGGCTTCGTCAACTACGGCGAGGTCGACGGACCGCACGCGTTGATCAAGGGATCGCTCCCCGGGCCGAACAAGCGCCTCCTGCGCTTCCGCCCGGCGATCCGACCCGGAGACCAGCCGCGCCTCGATCCCGAGGTTCGGTACGTCTCTACCGCATCCAACCAGGGATAA
- a CDS encoding MmgE/PrpD family protein — MTDSTTALATYCVDRAETPLTADVREQLEQHLLDWLGVVVGGAAHADSTPAVLGGLKALGPAAHSAAADGLATVIPTGERVPPDHAALVTGTLAHSLDFDDTHRMSSLHPGAPVIAAALATAEAIDASTDRLLRAIAAGYDVACTVGEAVNTDAHYDRGFHITATCGTFGATAAAGIVRGLTTVELENAFGVNGSQAAGSLQFLANGAWNKRLHPGLAAQRAVTATALAEAGFEAAADPLEGEYGFFAAYTDDPHLEAFDRLDDRDAVVETALKPYPCCRYMHAALDALADLAPKVEADRIEAIEVALPAAGIRLTGDPIEEKRRPSNFVDCQFSMPFGAALTLTRGDASFASFLAAQSELEDLRLRALMAATTVTTDEEVSDLFPDQWAARVVVETTDGTHERFVESARGDPETPMSRAATLEKVRDLVEAADQGGVDVAELEAVVGSLERRSVEELVSSATWE, encoded by the coding sequence GTGACAGACTCAACCACCGCTCTCGCCACCTACTGCGTCGATCGCGCCGAGACGCCGCTGACGGCCGACGTTCGCGAACAACTCGAGCAACACCTCCTCGACTGGCTCGGCGTCGTCGTCGGCGGAGCAGCCCACGCCGATTCAACCCCGGCGGTCCTGGGCGGCCTCAAGGCGCTCGGTCCGGCCGCCCACTCGGCTGCTGCCGACGGGCTCGCCACCGTAATCCCAACGGGCGAACGTGTCCCACCGGATCACGCAGCGCTCGTCACCGGCACGCTCGCGCACTCGCTCGACTTCGACGACACCCACCGGATGTCGTCGCTCCACCCCGGCGCACCCGTGATCGCGGCTGCGCTCGCGACCGCGGAGGCGATCGACGCCTCGACCGACCGTCTGCTCCGGGCGATCGCCGCGGGCTACGACGTCGCCTGCACCGTCGGCGAGGCGGTCAACACTGACGCTCATTACGATCGTGGCTTTCACATCACGGCGACCTGCGGGACGTTCGGCGCGACGGCCGCCGCGGGAATCGTGCGCGGACTCACGACGGTCGAACTCGAGAACGCCTTCGGCGTCAACGGCAGTCAGGCGGCGGGCTCGCTGCAGTTTCTCGCCAACGGCGCGTGGAACAAGCGCCTCCACCCCGGCCTCGCCGCCCAGCGGGCCGTAACCGCGACGGCCCTGGCCGAGGCCGGCTTCGAGGCCGCGGCCGACCCACTCGAGGGCGAGTACGGCTTCTTCGCTGCCTACACCGACGACCCTCACCTCGAGGCGTTCGACCGACTCGACGATCGGGACGCCGTCGTCGAGACGGCGCTCAAGCCCTACCCGTGCTGTCGGTACATGCACGCTGCCCTCGACGCCCTGGCTGACCTCGCCCCGAAGGTCGAGGCCGATCGCATCGAGGCGATCGAGGTCGCGCTTCCCGCCGCCGGCATCCGGCTCACGGGCGACCCGATCGAGGAGAAGCGCCGCCCGTCGAACTTCGTCGACTGCCAGTTCAGCATGCCATTCGGCGCGGCCCTGACGCTCACCCGAGGGGACGCGAGCTTCGCTTCCTTCCTCGCCGCCCAGTCGGAACTCGAGGACCTCCGCCTGCGCGCACTCATGGCGGCGACGACCGTCACGACCGACGAGGAAGTCAGCGACCTGTTCCCCGACCAGTGGGCTGCCAGGGTCGTCGTCGAAACGACCGACGGAACCCACGAACGCTTCGTCGAGTCTGCCCGCGGCGACCCCGAAACGCCGATGTCGCGAGCGGCGACCCTCGAGAAGGTTCGGGACCTGGTCGAGGCGGCCGACCAGGGCGGAGTCGACGTCGCCGAGCTCGAGGCCGTCGTGGGAAGCCTCGAGAGGCGGTCGGTCGAGGAACTCGTCTCGAGTGCGACGTGGGAGTAG